Proteins encoded by one window of Bactrocera oleae isolate idBacOlea1 chromosome 4, idBacOlea1, whole genome shotgun sequence:
- the mim gene encoding streptococcal hemagglutinin isoform X1, whose protein sequence is MDLSLERDSSSALGSLFQQIINDLKNTSPLWEDFVTKATKLHQCLRAAIQAIAAYLDAFQKIADAATNSRGASKEIGTALTRVCLRHKAVESRLKTFTTAIMDCLVQPLQEKLEDWKRTVITIDKEHAKEYKRCRTELKKRSSDTLRLQKKARKGQSDTIQSLMDSHKQDVTLRRAELEEVEKKSLRSAMIEERLRYCTFVHMLQPVVKEECEVMSELGHLQEAMDSIALVTKEPSVLPQASEELIHDTKATMSLYPESPGGGSSSQGGCSNSLGSRKSSVCSISSMNSSGSSNSPGHHHYPRSLSQLISPAIRLKPGESSDSGFCSSPALTTQASTATSQSHAVSTWPPHSQDAVPVLPPASDRPHTISTAYEKGHQRPPLTVYTFQNPETILEGSGGSGSIPGTPNGTSGGPGSGANTPSTQKSPAGALSRPPLPVRCSSLERPLSANNNRSTNNLLQRQCPSPIPAHITKELSAHHAQQHMQQQQQTQQLQQLLQTSSPPPTYVNMSELANMAAAKITNQQQQQQRPVAALQQQHSIDSISSQFSNDSTASGNQQSQQQQHQTGVMVSGNNNSTGSKTRSHSVSSSSASSNTPSLHSHPSIESGTIATPLVGQTPTPSSGSSTPQNHYSPLLTNSPSSTAAGTPSGGSVTSGMLSGFVYNVNSPTPPQSGTASVDSDVLKITETDAAGQPTIVPIHETNTQQQETSNANNNAICIESQTTPTETSEQTCTNAIDSTATANDTESPTIVENDERSRASVLQKASMFEKQAAAAAGSTAAVTPGRSTVEAIYGTRRTPDEVYRTANPSIGGNHYQQPSPHQQQQPQQQQQHVEQQEVDKSFEDSIQELNNLIGELDSFQREIDASKRATATTTAVSQATTADGTVGDNCGDRPFPLIGTSSNSVVADNNKMGNNAKAITTLATVVTEAERVDMTTALTVICPPRPPKSPQCASNQTSGCGTDLSDTASDDVAADVGSLTSINNNHNNNNNTKGSNNNEHNASLSSRESCATGHDNNVRTLQQYNSDSELSRCYVSETSSLAGGYENPTFAHFATAVSSSSIAASSGVDEPADVGSVIGDNRSLMAVSSTTTADDCASHTSDTYQMPQQAADNGSDGGSNVVVIYDHQIPMTPDIDYVKQNSEIVVLRTKDPLQQQLGRQEMRELTQLPTSLCAPHDGLATPGAGMMSVLALSSSSLSCLGPNSPPHTATVAPAKQRLSSFRASSEQQLQLLGCGDNNNSGSELSLLRTPHHHHQQYANAGTPQAQTECSKEGSRRVATPPNAHNMHADTIIRRKAAIPPPKPSLSIFNGQAADHLSLEANASVRKSSSSSCRGSCEAVVERLTATPTPPPPLLTKANFKADLDAKIRKQKLKLQLQHEQQQHHELLLQKQQLLQEQQQLQHSPQSAANNTNSSIYLSNHSHNNLNHNNSNNTTINNITTTNTTTNSGVGNGLGNRNSSSGASSNTHNNSNNNNCNAISLNKRSCSTAMSNATTTKTTTASASASASASNHLAFVVKAASSHHHTNASASSSLAGPQLVYQNGTKSSSNNRNMNNNSDSSRNASAYSSAYPKTSKQIHSNRTHYQFHALKSHNNNNMNNKTHTITTNTNNNINAKTRPKRSASMSSTQKSSNAIRASSPSLSTISTSPSSLLLCTPAIRASTERLVKCPPTPPLPLRSQLVAHQKPKQQQQHAHIHNPTNNHSVLSTTSSSSSSSSPSSVSVSTCAYACSSACATPTPPTIHTKQSAASASVSSASASASNSNINSANAKPNITPRPASLSGGVTRIARRSSVNTAKPPPPVRRSSSVTPSHTATGTAATQSPQQNQQQQQQQHQHYQQLHHLHPHANQQLTSATTTTIQNSPYDTVESLPPPPAYLLDSRQAQSSTPTPPPPSAVSATAIPSSSLKVAETVKALSAMRHKPASPNAIRHMQQQQQQQLQQSHQSLQYSPTPTPTPSSPSPTPIQLQQNIYSTTVKTFSSTALLPPDCNTEQTLHYDAYSYYNPYMEVRTTTQLTSAKMPLTNANHANDAKEAAYQTLPITPTPIYYYDAVTMQPTTMATTPTKSKHLQSNALQDTYGVNTALRTTPNKTNNPPVSPSYTSPPPYDFQHSKIELPPPLPPPNPNQQRSLKQQQQKQFVDHQYNTPATCTLQPSQYQHNNNQLQPKRQHEQIYDYLPSHQHLHSPKPQHKPQPQPQQQTSQIQQQQQLAHNIDALMIDNEDEPTVYSDNASFRTSSPGIYAQPKIVTSMSSFRSASPAPTNDHHNQHHHVIPPTQPKTNPNLIAQLSARLSKQNQQQHTGDGIYGSTPNSPNHHNMHQQQLQQQQHQHQHHQSEPVYMRNYTHPHHQQHQPHQQQQMPSVATGSMHQQQNYDAAQTPKHQSSYAHAGGVARQQQQQQQQQHHSHHREPHTHSCPPPLENPPPPPTNSSIYAATANATATMPKNATRSNVSATYAPPTSTMTLPKNLAQQRLQQQQHYQQQQQHYQQQQYQQSIATGANAAAQQHHQAQQHSQTTTVNQRAQMPLPYQQQQQMSYKQKSATLQSNHRQPPIPSRHSSVQQKIFVATNPFIQTTTIHCHSPASVHSQPASPTCSSPSSLASIYGTSSRSHHHHHHQQQQQQQHQHHGSGSGVGGGTAGNGFYAAPHNSTSYASSNIEKAGSIRSKTKAEFLENLNAKLAKQGLSGRAFAVRNLINSKALMYQNPQTLMRPSAQYRAQPQAPPTPPTSSAEESSSH, encoded by the exons GAGCTTCCAAAGAAATTGGCACCGCTTTGACGCGGGTCTGTCTACGCCACAAAGCGGTCGAATCACGTCTGAAGACTTTCACAACAGCAATAATGGACTGCCTTGTACAGCCATTGCAA GAAAAACTAGAAGACTGGAAGCGCACAGTGATCACTATCGACAAGGAACATGCCAAAGAGTATAAGCGCTGTCGCACTGAACTGAAAAAGCGATCCAGCGACACGTTACGACTGCAGAAGAAAGCACGTAAAGGTCAATCGGATACTATACAGTCACTTATGGACTCACATAAGCAGGATGTGACATTGCGACGCGCCGAATTGGAGGAGGTGGAAAAGAAATCTTTGCGTTCGGCAATGATCGAGGAGCGTTTGCGATATTGTACGTTTGTGCATATGCTGCAGCCAGTTGTGAAGGAAGAGTGCGAAGTCATGTCAGAGCTGGGACATTTACAG GAAGCAATGGATTCTATCGCCCTCGTTACAAAAGAGCCCAGCGTCCTACCACAAGCATCCGAGGAACTTATACATGACACCAAAGCCACTATGTCGCTATATCCCGAGTCGCCGGGTGGCGGTTCGAGCTCACAAGGTGGTTGCTCGAATTCGCTGGGCTCACGCAAAAGTTCCGTTTGTTCGATTAGCTCCATGAACAGCAGTGGCTCAAGCAACTCACCGGGACATCATCACTATCCACGTTCGCTATCGCAG TTAATTTCGCCTGCAATACGCTTGAAACCTGGTGAATCCAGTGATAGTGGCTTTTGCTCATCGCCAGCGCTAACCACAcag GCTTCTACTGCCACTAGTCAATCACATGCTGTTTCCACTTGGCCACCACATTCCCAAGATGCCGTTCCAGTGTTGCCACCTGCCTCCGATCGTCCACACACAATCTCAACCGCTTACGAGAAGGGACATCAGCGGCCACCACTCACTGTTTACACGTTCCAGAATCCGGAGACCATTCTAGAGGGTAGCGGTGGCAGCGGCAGCATACCGGGTACGCCAAATGGCACCAGTGGCGGTCCTGGGTCCGGCGCTAATACACCATCTACACAAAAGTCGCCAGCCGGTGCATTGAGTCGCCCACCTTTGCCAGTG CGCTGCTCTTCGTTGGAACGACCACTTTCGGCCAACAATAATCGCAGCACCAACAATCTCTTACAGCGTCAATGCCCATCACCCATACCGGCTCACATAACGAAAG AGCTATCAGCGCATCATGCACAACAACAcatgcagcagcagcaacagacacaacaactgcaacaacttTTGCAGACATCATCGCCGCCGCCCACATACGTCAATATGTCTGAGTTGGCCAATATGGCGGCAGCAAAAATTactaaccaacaacaacagcaacagcggcCAGTCGCCGCCCTGCAACAACAGCACTCGATCGACTCTATTTCCTCACAGTTTTCCAACGATTCGACTGCATCGGGCAATCAacagtcacaacaacaacaacaccagacCGGTGTTATGgtcagcggcaacaacaacagcaccggCAGCAAAACACGTTCACATTCCGTTTCCTCCTCGTCTGCTTCCTCGAACACACCATCCCTGCATTCGCATCCCTCCATAGAGTCCGGCACGATAGCCACACCACTTGTTGGCCAAACACCGACACCATCGAGCGGCAGCTCAACACCACAAAACCACTATTCACCACTGCTGACCAATTCGCCGTCATCAACGGCGGCTGGTACACCAAGTGGCGGCAGCGTGACGAGCGGCATGTTGAGCGGTTTCGTATACAATGTCAATTCACCAACGCCACCACAAAGTGGCACAGCTTCAGTCGATAGTGATGTGCTGAAGATCACCGAAACCGATGCAGCTGGTCAACCCACCATTGTACCCATACACGAAACAAATACACAGcaacaagaaacaagtaatgcCAATAACAATGCTATATGCATAGAGTCCCAAACCACACCCACCGAAACGTCCGAGCAAACCTGTACAAATGCCATCGATTCAACTGCGACAGCAAACGATACAGAATCTCCAACTATTGTAGAGAATGACGAACGTTCACGCGCCTCAGTGTTGCAAAAAGCCTCAATGTTCGAGAAACAGGCGGCTGCCGCAGCCGGATCCACCGCTGCGGTCACACCGGGACGCTCTACGGTCGAGGCCATATATGGCACGCGCCGGACTCCGGATGAGGTTTATCGCACGGCCAACCCCAGCATCGGTGGTAATCATTATCAACAGCCATCGCcacatcagcagcagcaaccgcaacaacaacagcagcatgtGGAGCAGCAAGAAGTGG ATAAAAGTTTTGAAGACTCGATCcaagaattaaataatttaattggcGAATTAGACTCGTTTCAACGCGAGATCGATGCAAGCAAGcgcgcaacagcaacaacaactgccgTATCACAAGCAACAACTGCGGATGGGACTGTGGGCGATAATTGTGGGGATCGGCCCTTCCCCTTGATCGGCACGAGCAGTAACAGCGTCGTCGCCGACAACAATAAGATGGGCAACAATgccaaagcaataacaacattaGCGACAGTAGTGACAGAAGCGGAACGCGTCGACATGACAACGGCATTAACCGTTATTTGCCCACCGCGTCCACCCAAGTCACCACAATGCGCGAGCAACCAAACTAGCGGCTGCGGCACTGATCTCTCCGACACCGCTTCCGATGATGTTGCCGCTGATGTCGGCTCGTTGACGAGCATAAAtaacaatcacaacaacaataacaacacaaagGGTAGCAATAACAACGAACACAATGCCAGCTTGAGCAGCCGAGAGAGTTGTGCCACAGGCCATGACAATAACGTTCGCACACTGCAACAATACAATTCCGATTCGGAGCTGAGTCGTTGCTATGTAAGCGAAACGAGTTCGCTGGCGGGCGGCTACGAGAATCCCACTTTCGCGCACTTCGCCACAGCGGTGTCTTCATCGTCGATAGCCGCCTCGTCGGGCGTGGATGAGCCCGCCGATGTGGGCAGCGTTATCGGCGATAATCGCTCGTTGATGGCAGTGTCATCGACAACGACAGCCGACGATTGCGCATCGCACACCTCCGACACGTACCAGATGCCACAACAGGCTGCCGACAACGGCAGCGATGGCGGCAGTAATGTCGTCGTAATCTACGATCATCAGATACCAATGACGCCGGACATCGACTATGTCAAACAGAATTCCGAAATTGTCGTGCTGCGCACAAAGGATCCACTACAGCAACAATTGGGACGACAGGAAATGCGCGAATTGACACAACTGCCGACTAGTTTGTGTGCGCCACACGATGGTTTGGCCACACCGGGCGCCGGCATGATGTCCGTACTGGCCTTGTCGTCGTCGTCGTTGTCGTGCTTGGGACCAAACTCGCCACCGCACACCGCAACCGTAGCGCCTGCCAAACAGCGACTCTCCTCTTTCCGCGCCTCCAGCGAACAACAATTGCAGCTGCTCGGTTGTggcgacaacaacaatagtggCAGCGAACTCTCATTGCTGCGCACGCCGCACCATCATCACCAGCAGTATGCAAACGCAGGTACGCCACAAGCGCAAACAGAGTGCAGCAAGGAAGGTAGTAGAAGGGTGGCAACACCACCAAATGCACACAACATGCACGCAGATACCATAATACGCCGCAAAGCAGCGATACCGCCACCCAAACCGAGTTTGAGTATATTCAATGGCCAAGCGGCCGACCATTTGAGTTTAGAGGCTAACGCCAGCGTGCGTaagagtagtagtagtagttgtAGAGGTAGTTGTGAAGCGGTGGTAGAGCGGTTAACGGCTACGCCCACACCGCCGCCACCGCTTTTGACGAAGGCCAATTTCAAGGCCGATTTAGATGCGAAAATTCGCAAGCAGAAATTGAAGTTGCAACTGCAGCATGAACAGCAGCAACACCACGAGCTGTTGCTACAGAAGCAGCAATTGTTGCAggagcaacaacaattacaacattCACCACAATCAGCCGCCAACAACACAAATAGTTCAATATATCTTAGCAACCACAGCCACAACAACCTCAATCATAATAATTCCAACAACACCACTATAAACAACATCACCACCACCAACACCACAACCAACAGCGGCGTGGGCAATGGCCTTGGCAATCGTAATAGCAGCAGCGGCGCCAGCAGCAACactcacaacaacagcaataacaataattgtAATGCAATTAGCTTAAATAAGCGCAGTTGTAGCACCGCTATGTcgaacgcaacaacaacaaaaactacaactgCATCTGCATCCGCATCCGCATCCGCATCAAATCATTTGGCATTTGTAGTAAAAGCTGCATCATCCCATCACCATACAAACGCATCCGCATCATCCTCATTAGCAGGGCCACAGCTTGTCTATCAAAATGGTACTAAAAGTAGTAGtaataatagaaatatgaataataatagTGATAGTAGTAGAAATGCATCAGCATATTCATCTGCATATCCTAAAACCAGTAAGCAAATCCATTCTAATCGTACTCATTATCAATTTCATGCGCTGAAatcacataacaacaacaacatgaacaaCAAAACTCACACCATCAccaccaacaccaacaataatattaatgcTAAAACACGCCCCAAACGTTCTGCCTCCATGTCATCTACACAAAAATCATCAAACGCCATACGCGCCTCATCTCCATCACTATCCACCATATCAACATCGCCGTCGTCATTATTATTATGCACGCCTGCAATTCGTGCGTCGACTGAACGCTTGGTAAAATGTCCACCAACACCGCCATTACCATTGCGTTCGCAATTGGTTGCAcatcaaaaaccaaaacaacaacaacaacacgcacaTATACACAATCCAACCAACAACCATTCGGTATTATCAacaacatcatcatcatcatcatcgtcatccCCATCATCAGTGTCTGTCTCCACCTGTGCCTATGCGTGTTCTTCCGCTTGTGCAACACCAACACCACCCACCATTCACACCAAACAATCAGCAGCTTCTGCCTCGGTCTCGTCTGCATCTGCATCCGCATCCAACTCCAATATAAATTCCGCCAACGCCAAACCGAATATCACGCCGAGACCGGCTTCATTGTCGG GAGGCGTAACACGCATAGCGCGTCGCTCGTCGGTGAACACGGCCAAACCACCGCCACCAGTGCGTCGCAGCTCATCGGTGACGCCAAGTCACACTGCCACCGGCACGGCG GCTACACAATCGCCACAACAaaatcaacagcagcaacaacaacaacatcaacactATCAACAACTTCATCATTTACATCCTCATGCCAACCAACAGCTAACGTCAgctacgacaacaacaatacaaaattcCCCCTACGATACCGTTGAGAGTCTGCCACCCCCACCCGCTTATCTACTAGACTCAAGACAAGCACAATCGTCGACTCCCACACCGCCGCCACCATCAGCTGTTTCAGCTACAGCAATACCGAGTTCATCATTGAAAGTTGCCGAAACGGTGAAGGCGTTATCGGCTATGCGACACAAACCCGCTTCCCCGAACGCGATACGGCacatgcaacagcaacaacaacaacagttgcaGCAATCACATCAGTCGCTGCAG TATTcgccaacaccaacaccaacaccatcATCACCATCACCAACACCAATACAACTACAACAGAATATTTACTCTACCACTGTTAAGACATTCTCCTCTACTGCTTTGTTGCCGCCCGACTGCAACACTGAACAGACGCTTCATTACGATGCCTACTCGTACTATAATCCCTATATGGAGGTCAGGACCACCACCCAACTGACCTCTGCCAAAATGCCGCTTACTAATGCTAATCATGCTAATGACGCTAAAGAAGCTGCCTATCAAACTTTGCCAATAACACCAACACCTATTTATTACTATGATGCCGTTACCATGCAgccaacaacaatggcaacaacacCAACGAAGTCAAAACACTTGCAGTCAAATGCACTGCAGGACACGTATGGTGTGAACACCGCGCTTCGTACTACACCCAATAAGACAAACAATCCACCGGTGTCACCATCGTACACTTCACCGCCACCATACGATTTCCAACATAGcaaaatagagttgccaccacCATTACCGCCACCCAATCCTAATCAACAGCGTTCActtaagcagcaacaacaaaaacaatttgttgATCACCAATACAATACACCAGCTACATGTACATTGCAACCATCACAAtatcaacacaacaacaatcagTTACAACCAAAACGCCAACATGAACAGATTTATGATTATTTGCCGTCACATCAGCACCTGCACTCCCCCAAGCCACAGCATAAACCGCAGCCACAGCCGCAGCAGCAGACAtcgcaaatacaacaacaacagcaactagcACATAATATAGACGCTCTCATGATCGATAATGAGGATGAGCCAACCGTGTATAGCGACAACGCC TCATTCCGCACTTCATCGCCCGGTATTTATGCGCAGCCGAAAATAGTCACAAGCATGTCGAGTTTCCGTTCGGCCAGTCCGGCACCAACGAATGATCATCACAACCAGCACCATCATGTCATACCACCAACACAACCGAAAACCAATCCGAATTTGATTGCACAGCTGAGTGCGCGACTAAGcaaacaaaatcaacaacagCACACCGGTGATGGCATTTATGGTTCAACACCGAATTCACCAAATCATCACAATAtgcaccaacaacaactacaacaacagcagcatcaACACCAGCATCACCAAAGTGAGCCAGTCTATATGCGGAACTACACGCATCCTCACCATCAACAACACCAGCCGCATCAGCAGCAGCAGATGCCGTCAGTCGCCACCGGTTCGATGCATCAGCAGCAAAACTATGACG CTGCGCAGACGCCCAAGCATCAGTCGTCTTATGCACACGCCGGTGGTGTCGCtagacagcagcagcaacaacaacaacaacagcaccatTCGCATCATCGcgagccacacacacacagctgcCCGCCGCCGCTTGAAAATCCACCGCCGCCACCCACAAACTCATCCATTTATGCTGCCACTGCCAATGCCACCGCGACCATGCCCAAAAATGCAACGCGCTCGAATGTAAGCGCCACCTATGCGCCGCCCACCTCTACCATGACATTGCCTAAGAATCTCGCACAACAACGtttacagcagcaacaacattatcagcagcagcaacaacactaccaacagcaacaatatcAACAATCTATCGCCACCGGCGCCAACGCAGCCGCTCAGCAGCACCATCAGGCACAGCAACATTCCCAGACGACTACTGTTAACCAGCGCGCACAGATGCCACTGccataccaacaacaacaacaaatgtccTACAAGCAAAAATCGGCCACATTGCAGAGTAACCACCGTCAACCGCCCATACCGTCGCGTCACTCTAGCGTACAGCAAAAGATATTCGTGGCCACCAATCCGTTCATCCAAACCACCACAATACATTGTCACTCGCCCGCGTCGGTGCATTCGCAGCCGGCTTCACCCACCTGCTCGTCGCCGTCGTCGTTGGCGAGCATTTATGGCACCAGTTCGCGCAGtcatcatcaccatcaccatcagcagcagcaacaacaacaacaccaacatcaTGGCAGTGGCAGCGGCGTCGGCGGCGGCACAGCCGGCAATGGTTTCTATGCCGCCCCGCACAATTCAA CGAGTTACGCCAGCTCAAACATTGAGAAAGCCGGCAGCATACGCTCGAAAACCAAAGCTGAATTTCTCGAAAACCTCAACGCCAAGTTGGCCAAACAAGGCCTATCCGGACGCGCCTTCGCTGTGCGCAATCTAATCAATAGCAAAGCATTG ATGTATCAAAATCCACAAACACTTATGCGTCCAAGCGCACAATATCGCGCACAACCACAAGCACCGCCGACACCGCCAACTTCCTCCGCCGAAGAGTCCTCGTCGCATTAA